A stretch of the Hydra vulgaris chromosome 09, alternate assembly HydraT2T_AEP genome encodes the following:
- the LOC100192287 gene encoding antho-RFamide neuropeptides type 1: protein MLSNKKVKLLFALVLIVVEVVKSDDKNFSLEVNKDVKRFIKDILDAKSEEQLMSGRFGKSLPDEEDIDNEVENEYDNEYDDETESQGIINGRYGRQLLRGRFGRQNDNKAASKESQWLGGRFGKEVATQWFNGRFGREIGGRFLPRFGREFNKPHYRGRFGRVAKL from the exons ATGTTGAGcaataaaaaagtcaaactatTATTTGCTTTGGTGTTAATTGTTGTAGAAGTTGTAAAATCTGAcgataaaaacttttcattagaAGTTAACAAGGatgtaaaaagatttataaaagatattttagacGCTAAAAGTGAAGAACAACTTATGTCAGGACGTTTTGGAAAGAGCTTACCCGATGAAGAAGACATTGATAATGAAGTAGAAAATGAATATGATAATGAATATGATg ACGAAACAGAGAGCCAGGGAATTATTAATGGAAGATATGGAAGACAACTACTTCGAGGACGATTCGGGAGACAAAATGATAATAAGGCAGCAAGCAAAGAAAGCCAGTGGCTTGGGGGACGTTTCGGCAAAGAAGTTGCTACTCAGTGGTTTAACGGACGGTTCGGAAGAGAAATTGGAGGACGATTTCTCCCACGGTTTGGAAGAGAGTTTAATAAGCCCCATTATAGAGGAAGATTTGGTAGAGTGGCGAAATTGTAa